The Vicia villosa cultivar HV-30 ecotype Madison, WI linkage group LG1, Vvil1.0, whole genome shotgun sequence genome includes a region encoding these proteins:
- the LOC131634650 gene encoding protein MICROTUBULE BINDING PROTEIN 2C, with translation MPHPADLQSNSEFDDSDSVSTAAASACNPNLNRDLFKDLVEIVPLIQSLIDRKPSRSFPHRSSMIYTKAPPKEKKQSISATKTRDHGAKEQGQNSDADSFSMFSGRAFTSEKDIEELVALKEQIGDLQLKLKEKDELLKSADAKLDEIKHQVSEKDGSLKYTQQQLSDAKIKLADKQAALEKINWEMMTSNKKVEKLQEELDSVQVDVSTFTLLLESLADTDTAMYTDDYDTKPYVFNHVPEIDDMDEMEWQKMEEARKAYIAAVAVSKEKRDEESIAAAANARLRLQSLVFKSKSFNI, from the exons ATGCCGCATCCCGCGGATTTGCAAAGCAATTCCGAGTTCGATGACTCAGATTCAGTCTCCACCGCTGCCGCTTCAGCATGTAATCCCAATTTGAATCGTGATCTCTTCAAAGATCTCGTCGAAATTGTCCCTCTCATTCAGTCCCTCATA GATCGTAAACCGAGTCGTTCGTTCCCTCATCGTAGTTCCATGATCTATACCAAAGCAccaccaaaagaaaaaaag CAATCTATTTCTGCCACCAAGACGAGGGACCATGGAGCAAAAGAACAAGGACAAAACTCTGATGCTGATAGCTTTTCTATGTTTTCTGGAAGAGCTTTTACATCAGAGAAGGACATAGAAGAGTTGGTTGCCTTGAAGGAACAGATAGGGGACCTTCAGTTGAAATTAAAGGAGAAAGATGAACTTTTAAAGTCAGCAGATGCAAAACTGGATGAAATTAAACACCAGGTTTCAGAAAAGGATGGTTCCCTAAAGTATACTCAACAACAACTATCTGATGCTAAG ATTAAACTCGCAGATAAGCAAGCTGCCCTTGAAAAGATAAATTGGGAAATGATGACATCCAACAAGAAAGTGGAGAAACTTCAAGAAGAGCTGGACTCTGTGCAAGTAGACGTTTCGACATTCACGTTGCTGCTTGAAAGCTTAGCAGATACTGACACTGCTATGTACACAGATGATTATGACACCAAGCCTTATGTTTTCAATCACGTGCCTGAAATT GATGatatggatgaaatggaatggcaGAAAATGGAAGAAGCAAGAAAAGCTTACATTGCTGCAGTTGCTGTTAGCAAAGAAAAGCGAGATGAAGAATCTATTGCTGCCGCTGCTAATGCTAGGTTACGTCTTCAATCTCTAGTTTTCAAATCCAAAAGTTTTAACATATGA
- the LOC131634684 gene encoding isoaspartyl peptidase/L-asparaginase-like, translated as MGWAIALHGGAGVPNSLPPERRLPREEGLRHCLQIGVKALKSNMTPLDVVELVVRELEDIPHFNAGRGSVLTSKGTVEMEASIMDGNTMKCGAVSGLSTVVNAVSLARLVMDRTPHIYLAFDGAEEFARQQAVETSDSSYFITPENIERLNQAKDANRVQLDYTPPIQNNTTKNETEKPFANGDSQTGTVGCVAVDSNGNLASATSTGGLVNKMVGRIGDTSIIGAGTYANEFCAVSATGIGEAIIRATVARDVAAMMEFKGLSLKEAADCVVHERTPKGTGGLVAVSAAGEVAMPFNTIGMFRACATEDGYSEVAIWPNTKVE; from the exons ATGGGTTGGGCCATAGCTCTACACGGCGGCGCCGGTGTTCCAAATTCACTTCCACCGGAACGCCGCCTACCACGCGAAGAAGGCCTCCGTCACTGCTTACAAATTGGTGTCAAAGCTCTCAAATCCAACATGACTCCTTTAGACGTTGTTGAACTTGTT GTTCGTGAGTTAGAGGATATTCCGCACTTCAATGCTGGAAGAGGTTCTGTTCTCACCAGCAAAGGGACCGTTGAAATGGAAGCTTCTATTATGGATGGTAACACTATGAAATGTGGTGCTGTTTCTGGTCTTTCCACTGTTGTTAATGCCGTTTCTTTGGCTCGATTGGTTATGGATCGAACTCCTCATATTTATTTGGCTTTTGATGGAGCTGAGGAATTTGCTAGACAACAA GCGGTTGAGACTTCAGATTCGAGCTATTTCATCACTCCAGAAAATATTGAAAGACTAAATCAGGCAAAAGATGCAAATAGGGTCCAG CTTGATTATACCCCACCAATCCAAAACAATACTACCAAGAATGAAACAGAAAAACCATTTGCTAATGGTGATAGTCAAACTGGAACTGTTGGATGTGTAGCTGTTGACAGTAATGGGAATCTAGCTTCTGCAACATCAACGGGTGGATTGGTGAACAAAATGGTTGGTCGAATTGGTGACACGTCCATCATTGGTGCTGGAACATATGCCAATGAATTTTGTGCGGTTTCTGCAACAGGAATAGGCGAAGCAATTATTCGCGCGACCGTAGCAAGAGACGTGGCTGCAATGATGGAGTTCAAAGGCCTTTCTTTAAAGGAAGCTGCTGATTGTGTTGTACATGAGCGCACACCAAAGGGCACTGGTGGTTTGGTTGCTGTGTCTGCTGCAGGTGAAGTTGCAATGCCGTTTAATACGATAGGTATGTTTAGAGCATGTGCTACTGAAGACGGGTATTCTGAAGTTGcaatttggccaaataccaaagtTGAGTGA
- the LOC131634672 gene encoding isoaspartyl peptidase/L-asparaginase-like, which produces MGWAIALHGGAGDIPYSLPPERRLPREEALRHCLQIGVKALKSNMTPLDVVELVVRELEDIPHFNAGRGSVLTSKGTVEMEASIMDGNTMKCGAVSGLTTVVNAVSLARLVMDRTPHIYLAFDGAEEFARQQGVETLDSSHFITPENIERLNQAKDANRVQIDYTQPIQNDAAKNETETETPFANGDSQIGTVGCVAVDSNGNLASATSTGGLVNKMAGRIGDTPVIGAGTYANEFCAVSATGKGEAIIRATVARDVAAMMEFKGLSLKEAADCVVHERTPKGTVGLVAVSAAGEVAMPYNTTGMFRACATEDGYSEVAIWPNTKVE; this is translated from the exons ATGGGTTGGGCCATAGCTCTACATGGCGGCGCCGGCGACATTCCATATTCACTTCCACCGGAACGCCGCCTTCCACGGGAAGAAGCCCTCCGTCACTGCCTACAAATCGGTGTCAAAGCTCTCAAATCCAACATGACTCCTTTAGACGTCGTTGAACTCGTT GTTCGTGAGTTAGAGGATATTCCACACTTCAATGCTGGAAGAGGTTCTGTTCTCACCAGCAAAGGGACCGTTGAAATGGAAGCTTCTATTATGGATGGTAACACTATGAAATGTGGTGCTGTTTCTGGTCTTACCACTGTTGTTAATGCCGTTTCTTTGGCTCGGTTGGTTATGGATCGTACTCCTCATATTTACTTGGCGTTTGATGGTGCTGAGGAATTTGCTAGACAACAA GGGGTTGAGACTTTAGATTCAAGCCATTTCATCACTCCGGAAAATATTGAAAGACTAAATCAGGCAAAAGATGCAAATAGGGTTCag ATTGATTATACTCAACCAATCCAAAACGATGCTGCCAAGAATGAAACAGAAACAGAAACACCATTTGCTAATGGTGATAGTCAAATTGGAACTGTTGGATGTGTAGCTGTTGACAGTAATGGGAATCTAGCTTCTGCAACATCAACTGGTGGATTGGTGAACAAGATGGCTGGTCGAATCGGTGACACGCCCGTCATAGGTGCTGGAACATATGCCAATGAATTTTGTGCAGTTTCTGCGACAGGAAAAGGCGAAGCAATTATCCGCGCGACCGTAGCAAGAGACGTGGCTGCAATGATGGAGTTCAAAGGCCTTTCTTTAAAGGAAGCTGCGGATTGTGTCGTACATGAGCGCACACCAAAGGGCACTGTTGGTTTGGTTGCTGTGTCTGCTGCAGGTGAAGTTGCAATGCCTTATAATACAACAGGAATGTTTAGAGCATGTGCTACTGAAGATGGATATTCTGAAGTTGcaatttggccaaataccaaagtGGAGTGA
- the LOC131634663 gene encoding hexosyltransferase GAUT11-like, translating to MRRRAADYRRPVRRRLSYWICLLLAFSFILATVLFVIQHNHHQDPLQYSLLERNARVEHFAKESLNFTEEILSVTSFSRQLAQQMILAKAYVVIAKEHNNLHLAWQLSSKIRKCQLLLSKAAMTGEPVTLEEAEPIIKSLTALIFKAQDIHYDIATTIVTMKSHIQALEERANAATVQSAVFGQLAAEALPKNLHCLNVKLVTDWLKVPALQKLANERKNSPRLTDNNLYHFCLFSDNVLATSVVINSTVYNADHPKQLVFHIVTNGINYGAMQAWFLSSDFKGATVEVQNIEEFRWLNASYSPVVKQLQNPDSRTFYFGLYQDVNAEPKIRNPKYLYLLNHLRFYIPEIYPQLEKVVFLDDDLVVQKDLTPLFSLDLHGNVNGAVETCLEAFHRYYKYLNFSSSIISSRFDPQACAWAFGMNVFDLVAWRKNNVTARYHYWQEQNADRTLWKLGTLPPALLSFYGLTEPLDRRWHVLGLGYDLNIDNRLIESAAVIHFNGNMKPWLKVAIGRYKPLWDKYINQSLPHLQNCVLS from the exons ATGCGACGACGGGCTGCCGATTATCGGCGCCCGGTTAGACGGAGGTTATCGTATTGGATCTGCCTTCTTCTCGCTTTCTCCTTCATTCTCGCTACCGTTTTGTTCGTCATTCAACATAATCATCATCAAGATCCGCTTCAATATTCTTTGCTC GAGAGAAATGCAAGAGTTGAACATTTTGCCAAAGAGAGTTTGAATTTTACTGAAGAGATTTTAAGTGTAACATCATTTTCTCGGCAGTTAGCGCAACAAATGATTCTGGCTAAGGCTTATGTGGTTATTGCCAAAGAACACAATAATCTTCACCTTGCCTGGCAGCTTAGCTCAAAGATCAGAAAATGCCAACTTTTGCTTTCAAAAGCTGCCATGACTGGGGAGCCTGTCACACTGGAAGAAGCAGAGCCGATTATTAAAAGTCTTACTGCTCTAATTTTTAAGGCACAAGATATCCATTATGACATTGCAACTACAATAGTGACTATGAAATCTCATATTCAAGCTCTTGAAGAGCGTGCCAATGCAGCAACAGTTCAAAGCGCTGTGTTTGGTCAACTTGCAGCTGAAGCACTACCCAAGAATCTACATTGCCTGAATGTGAAACTCGTGACTGATTGGCTCAAGGTGCCAGCCCTACAGAAACTTGCAAATGAGAGGAAAAACTCCCCGAGGCTCACGGACAACAATCTATATCATTTCTGCTTATTTTCAGATAATGTACTGGCAACATCTGTAGTTATTAATTCAACCGTCTACAATGCTGATCATCCGAAGCAATTGGTCTTTCACATTGTCACCAATGGAATCAATTACGGAGCAATGCAAGCATGGTTCCTTAGTAGTGACTTCAAAGGAGCCACTGTAGAGGTACAGAATATTGAGGAGTTCCGGTGGTTGAATGCATCATATTCTCCAGTTGTCAAACAGCTCCAAAATCCTGACTCGCGAACCTTCTACTTTGGGCTATATCAAGATGTAAACGCTGAACCAAAAATTCGGAATCCCAAGTATTTATATTTATTGAATCATCTTCGGTTTTATATCCCCGAGATTTATCCACAACTTGAGAAGGTTGTTTTTCTGGATGATGATCTTGTTGTCCAGAAAGATCTGACCCCTCTTTTCTCACTGGATTTGCATGGGAATGTAAATGGTGCAGTTGAAACTTGTCTTGAAGCATTTCATCGGTACTACAAGTATCTCAACTTCTCAAGTTCCATTATAAGCTCGAGATTTGATCCACAGGCATGCGCGTGGGCATTTGGTATGAACGTTTTTGACTTGGTGGCTTGGAGGAAGAATAACGTGACTGCAAGATATCATTATTGGCAGGAGCAGAATGCCGATAGGACACTCTGGAAGTTGGGCACACTTCCTCCCGCTCTTCTGAGTTTTTATGGTTTGACAGAGCCACTTGACAGAAGATGGCATGTTTTAGGTTTGGGTTATGACCTAAATATTGACAACCGCCTTATTGAAAGTGCTGCAGTTATTCACTTCAATGGGAACATGAAGCCATGGCTGAAGGTAGCTATAGGCAGGTATAAGCCACTGTGGGACAAGTACATAAATCAAAGTCTCCCTCATCTTCAAAATTGTGTACTGAGTTGA